The Hevea brasiliensis isolate MT/VB/25A 57/8 chromosome 1, ASM3005281v1, whole genome shotgun sequence genome has a window encoding:
- the LOC110642322 gene encoding uncharacterized protein LOC110642322: protein MAAVVAVTCSHLSNLISKFQFFSLYHLDKHKHMFSHLFFFFLSFFAFSVSFFIFLYVLYKSFNKPKREEQTQNGDTSVINRYLSKIIDGTRKNRENDATHLTHSLLLDILPSDSPKWASLFGNYPDETRSGHGNDRDGSAGDSQIAKKKKKRAKKKRVDSKSEENGGEDKGLERQSEGSDSGSGQVKPELVCLYPFTSTSSATQRKIKQQYDQLVKCNESKGLTLAQVGQFANCLIEARNELQHKSEVIKRKFTITKALLFKADRSSMDRLSQQIYKLELEQKRLEEDTFVYNWLQQQLKLSPAYEKMLEISACMELKAKSGELIENKDTEVGDISFEELLAQEKKDAFWQKNGKSRLYSSQ from the exons ATGGCAGCTGTTGTAGCTGTAACTTGTTCACATTTATCTAATCTTATCTCTAAATTTCAATTCTTTTCACTGTATCATCTGGACAAGCACAAACACATGTTCTCTCatttgttcttcttcttcctctccttCTTTGCGTTTTCTGTGTCCTTCTTTATCTTTCTATATGTTCTCTATAAGAGTTTCAACAAGCCAAAGCGAGAAGAACAGACCCAGAACGGTGACACTTCTGTTATAAACCGTTATTTGTCCAAAATAATCGATGGAACTCGGAAAAACCGTGAAAATGACGCAACCCATTTAACTCATTCTCTTCTTCTCGACATCTTGCCATCCGATTCTCCCAAATGGGCCTCTCTATTTGGCAATTACCCTGATGAAACGAGGTCGGGTCATGGCAATGACCGTGACGGGTCAGCCGGGGATTCACAGATagcgaaaaagaagaagaagagggcgAAGAAGAAGAGAGTGGATTCCAAGAGCGAAGAAAATGGGGGTGAAGACAAGGGCTTAGAGAGACAAAGCGAAGGTTCGGATTCGGGGTCGGGTCAGGTTAAGCCGGAGTTAGTTTGTTTGTACCCGTTCACTTCAACGAGTAGTGCCACGCAGAGGAAGATCAAGCAGCAGTATGATCAGCTTGTCAAGTGTAATGAAAGCAAGGGATTGACACTGGCTCAG GTTGGACAATTTGCTAATTGTTTGATTGAAGCTAGAAATGAGTTACAACACAA GTCTGAGGTCATCAAACGCAAGTTCACAATAACAAAGGCTCTTCTATTCAAGGCAGACAGGTCTTCAATGGATCGCCTCAGTCAACAG ATTTACAAGCTGGAGCTTGAACAAAAGAGATTAGAAGAGGATACATTTGTTTATAATTGGCTCCAACAACAACTTAAACTCTCACCAGCATACGAAAAG ATGCTTGAAATCAGTGCTTGCATGGAATTGAAGGCCAAGTCTGGTGAGCTGATTGAGAACAAAGATACTGAAGTTGGTGATATTTCCTTTGAAGAGCTATTAGCACAAGAAAAGAAGGATGCATTTTG GCAGAAAAATGGGAAATCAAGGTTATACTCAAGCCAATGA